Below is a genomic region from Flavobacterium ginsengisoli.
CGGAGAATCATTAATATTTACAGGAATTATTTTCTTGTTTATGACACCTGTTTTACGTGTGCTCGCTTTCGTTATTTTCGTTTTTATTGGAAAAAGATTACTTATACGTTGGCATTACATTAATTGTAATACTGATTATCATTATCAGTATATCCTTTGGTTTCTCACATTAAAAAAATTGTAGAATTTAGATTTAAGATTGTAGAATTTGGAATTTAAATATTGAAATTTAAAAATATGGAAATAGGAATAGACAGTTTTGCTTCGGCAATGTATGGCGATAACAATACTCTGAGCAGTGTTGATGCTATGGAACAGCTACTACAGCGAATTGAATTTGCAGATCAGGCTGGTCTAGATGTCTTCGGAATTGGAGAACATCATAAAAAAGAGTTTTTAGATTCTGCTACGGTTGTTATTTTGAGTGCGGCGGCGGCAAGAACAAAAAATATTCGACTGGCAAGCGCTGTTTCTGTTTTAAGTGCTGCAGATCCTGTAAGAGTTTATCAGAGTTTTGCGACTTTAGATTTAATTTCAAAGGGAAGAGCCGAAATTGTAGTTGGTCGTGGTTCTTCTATTGAAGCTTATCCCCTTTTTGGATTTAATCTGAATGATTATGATAAGCTATTTAGCGAAAAACTAGACTTGCTTTTACAGATTCGGGACAACGAGTTTGTAAACTGGGAAGGGAAATTTCGTCCTGCCATAAATAATTTACCTGTTTATCCTAGAGCAATACAAGAGAAATTGCCTATCTGGCTTGGAGTTGGCGGTACTCCAGAATCTTTTATAAGAGCTGGATCACTTGGGCTTCCGTTAATGGTTGCTGTTATTGGCGGACAAACACATCGTTTTAAACCTTTAGTTGATTTATATCGTGAAGCAGGAAAAGCTGCGGGTTATAAACCAAATGAATTAAAAGTCGGTTTGCATTCGCCTGGCTATGTGGGCACTACAACAGAAAAAGCAATTGAAGAATACTATCCTGGTTATGCCGAATTATGGACTAAATTAGGATATGAAAGAGGCTGGCCACCTGTAACAAAAGGCAAATTTGATGGTTTAATTGATGATCTAGGCGTTTTAATTGCTGGAGGTCCAGAAAGAGTCGCAGAGAAAATCCTTCGTCATAGTGAGGCACTTGGAGGCGTAGATCGATTTACTTTCCAAATGGATAATGCTGGATTAACGCATAAACAATTAATGAATGCGATTGAATTGATTGGCACAAAATTGATTCCTTTGATTAAGAAGGGATAGTTTTTTTGCCACAGATTGCACAGATTAAAAGGATTTTTTCTTTTTATTCCTTATTTTATAGATTGCTATTGTTATTAAAATTTGTGAAATTTTCACGCAGATTTAAAATGATTTTGGTACATGAAGCAAATCATTATTTATGAATTAAAAAATCTGCACGATCTGCAAAATCTGCGAGAAAAGATGGTTTTACTAATAGAATTTTAAAATCTCTCCAATAATTAAGTAGCGTCCAGCTTCAGCTGGATGGAAAATATAGCAAAATCTAAAAGGCTTTAGCCAAACATCACTAGTTTGGCTAAAGCCTTTTTTTAAATCTTTATTTGTTGCCTCCAGTTAAAACTGGAGGCAATTCAAAGGAATTACACTTCTAAGAACCTTTGTACTTAGAAGCTTAGTATCTTAGCATCTTAAAAAAAAGCATCGCCAATTAAGACGATGCTTTTGTTATGATTTGCAATTTTTCAACGATAACAAACCAATTTAGAATTTATAAGTAAGACCAACTCTAAAGTTTCGTCCTGGTTCTGCCTGCCAATAGTAAGCTTGTAACCACTCATAATAAGAACCACTGTATAGATATTTGTCTAGGATATTAAATACATTTGCTGTTACTTTAATTTTTCCAATTTCGTAAGATAGTCCTCCATCTAACTTAAAGTAAGTAGGCAATCTTTCAAGACCTTCACCCCAAGTATCTGTTTGGCGTCCATCAAGGAATGTACCGCCTATAGAAGCTCCAAATCCTTTTAATTTACCATTTTGAATAGTATAATTTAGCCATGCATTCGCAGTATGTTTTGAATAACCAGGAACAATATCACCTTTTTCAATACCTTCCACATTAGATTTTGTTACAATAGATTCTGTAAAAGCATAATTTGCAATAAGATTAAGACCATCAAATATTTTTCCTCTTAAATCAAACTCAAACCCTTGCGCTCTTTTTTCTCCCAATACAATTTTTGTCGGATTCGACGGAGTACTTAAAGGATCACTAGTTAATTCATTCTTTTTCAAAATATTATAAACAGACAAAGTAGTATTCCAAGAACCGTCAAACCAATCTTTTTTGATACCAAATTCAACGTTATTACCTGTTAATGGCTTCAACTCACCATCTCTAACAACACCAGATTGCGGTGTAAAAGCTTGATCGTATAACCCGTAAACAGCAAAATCATTAGTGATAGAATAGCTTACTCCAAAACGTGGTGTAATATGACTATCTTCTTGTGGGTCGTCATAGTCGCTAGTCTGTTTAATCCAT
It encodes:
- a CDS encoding LLM class flavin-dependent oxidoreductase, translating into MEIGIDSFASAMYGDNNTLSSVDAMEQLLQRIEFADQAGLDVFGIGEHHKKEFLDSATVVILSAAAARTKNIRLASAVSVLSAADPVRVYQSFATLDLISKGRAEIVVGRGSSIEAYPLFGFNLNDYDKLFSEKLDLLLQIRDNEFVNWEGKFRPAINNLPVYPRAIQEKLPIWLGVGGTPESFIRAGSLGLPLMVAVIGGQTHRFKPLVDLYREAGKAAGYKPNELKVGLHSPGYVGTTTEKAIEEYYPGYAELWTKLGYERGWPPVTKGKFDGLIDDLGVLIAGGPERVAEKILRHSEALGGVDRFTFQMDNAGLTHKQLMNAIELIGTKLIPLIKKG
- a CDS encoding TonB-dependent siderophore receptor; the encoded protein is MRARYTWIKQTSDYDDPQEDSHITPRFGVSYSITNDFAVYGLYDQAFTPQSGVVRDGELKPLTGNNVEFGIKKDWFDGSWNTTLSVYNILKKNELTSDPLSTPSNPTKIVLGEKRAQGFEFDLRGKIFDGLNLIANYAFTESIVTKSNVEGIEKGDIVPGYSKHTANAWLNYTIQNGKLKGFGASIGGTFLDGRQTDTWGEGLERLPTYFKLDGGLSYEIGKIKVTANVFNILDKYLYSGSYYEWLQAYYWQAEPGRNFRVGLTYKF